The following coding sequences are from one Desulfurococcus sp. window:
- a CDS encoding DUF4352 domain-containing protein, with amino-acid sequence MKAISPVIATVIIVAVTIAVAIAVALWISGLTGAFTGTENLQIVTAYATAYATTNETYWNITLEVKNVGTTDATIDQIFINGKPYTAYGDNITVSEVTVSTNTMQTNTTTPTMQTNTTTPPLSLPAGSNITILITIKKDAGFTSGQMVEIKLHTASGKEYPKMVTLP; translated from the coding sequence GTGAAAGCAATCTCACCAGTAATAGCAACTGTCATCATAGTAGCTGTGACTATAGCTGTAGCAATAGCTGTAGCACTATGGATCTCAGGGTTAACCGGGGCATTCACAGGAACAGAAAACCTACAAATAGTGACAGCATACGCTACAGCATACGCTACTACAAACGAAACATACTGGAATATAACATTAGAAGTCAAGAATGTAGGGACAACGGATGCTACAATAGACCAGATATTCATAAACGGAAAGCCGTATACTGCGTATGGGGACAACATAACAGTTTCTGAAGTAACAGTAAGCACGAATACCATGCAAACTAATACTACGACTCCTACCATGCAAACTAATACTACGACTCCACCTTTATCGCTACCTGCTGGTAGCAATATAACCATACTCATAACGATCAAAAAAGACGCGGGGTTCACGTCAGGTCAGATGGTTGAGATTAAACTTCACACTGCTAGTGGTAAAGAGTACCCGAAGATGGTCACCCTCCCCTAA
- a CDS encoding transglutaminase-like domain-containing protein, with the protein MYGYIDDRDAWYIWIVNVWVAKNIRYVKDPGFELFQKPSETLELKAGDCDDVAILLASMYQALGLQTKFIEVDTDGDRVIDHLAVLVRYPRSLKEFLNAEEEIAEAVGLGSRLPDIISVKYLEIKGDTWIIVDPFASESDYCVGMIKHEPYVIIHYFP; encoded by the coding sequence TTGTATGGCTACATTGATGACAGGGATGCCTGGTATATATGGATTGTGAATGTCTGGGTTGCGAAGAACATCCGTTATGTTAAAGACCCTGGCTTTGAACTCTTCCAGAAGCCGAGTGAGACACTTGAACTTAAGGCGGGTGACTGTGATGATGTAGCTATACTCTTAGCTTCAATGTATCAGGCACTGGGTCTTCAAACAAAGTTTATTGAAGTCGATACAGACGGCGACAGAGTCATCGATCACCTCGCAGTGCTTGTCCGCTATCCGCGCTCCCTTAAGGAATTCTTGAATGCTGAGGAAGAGATAGCTGAAGCTGTAGGTCTAGGTTCAAGGCTTCCAGATATCATCAGCGTCAAATACCTTGAAATAAAAGGAGATACCTGGATCATAGTAGACCCATTCGCCTCTGAAAGCGACTATTGTGTCGGCATGATAAAGCACGAACCCTACGTCATTATCCACTACTTCCCGTAG